TAGTGCAGCACCGTAACTCATGATGAATGACGATTCCGTTTCTCAGACTTCTGGTCACTGACATGGATCACGAATCTACCCAGacatttaattgttattttattattttatatccaACTTTGATGCTTTTTAATTCATAACTTCATATCTTGTATCGATTGATCATTGATTGATTTCAAACTATTTGTTGGATTCTCTGTACAAAAATCAATCTTTATTCCGATATATCTCCACCCCTTCCAGAGTTAtaatttttgcttaaaaaggATATAACTTTGACTATAGTTATGATTATCTCACGTCTTGGGGGGTTATTTTGTTGGATTTTTAACGCtctttccgaaaaaaaattcaaaatcgaaaacacaaaattttgtaatgcTTTTTCGGCCATTTTTAGTGGGGGTGGAGataaagagctaaaaatttagcTCAAGATTTCTTTCTACATGTatgaaaacatattaaaaaatcgaaaagaGTCACCGTCGCAATGTTGTTGAATTGagatggaatgacccatatattatttaagttgagttcaaaatatgtatatgtttactTGAGGAAAAGAAAGCTAGTatggatcaaattttatgaccttAGGTACTTGGGTTGACGAGAGATTAAGACCCATGTTCCAAGTAAATGCAAGGCAATATGTTTCTCTTCATTTgcactcatatatatgtatatatatatatatgtatatatatatatatatatatatatatatatatatatatatatatatatatatatatattgaactTAGACATCTTTGTTACACAAAAAGAGGAGAGATTGTTAGACCTCAGTGTTAAGTAATATTAATAGAAGAAGTTAGTCTAAACTAAATCTCTTACGAGTGAAGACATACCCTACAGcgcgtattttaataaaaagaaataattttcacttgtttaataaattgatttgtttcatTCACGATTACCATACGTAAATTCCTAAcactatttttaactttaatgaACTAAGTGtctataaaatgtataaaatatgataaaaattaattaataagcgATAAAACTAGTCGAATAGAGCAAAAAGTAATTTGGCAGcggtgggattcgaacccacgcCTCCGAAGAGACTGGTGCCTTAAACCAGCGCCTTAGACCGCTCGGCCACGCTACCTCCcctatttttttctaagccCCATGACCGTCATTGATTGTTGCTTGTTTAtgacattatttatattcaactGACCTTCGATGACACGTTAGCGTGATCCATTTATAGCGGTCCAGATCTAAGCGACGTCGCGGGGATCTCGCATCAATACAATTCGTTCGTGCATGTCAGTCGTTagctttaaaattatttccaacATCGTGCCCATAGATACAAAAGCAGTAGAGAATTGtaggagtttgaaaaaaaagaaagaaagagaaaGTACACGATGGGCTAAAAAGGGTGTGAAAGCTTTTTGTATACAAGCTAGATCGATCCGTCTTGTCTGGAAGGCTCCCACACTTTATATCTTTCTCTCTCTTGCTTCGTCTTCTCGTTTATGTAGAGGCATGCCGAGCCTGTACGTACCACCCTCTTCCTGTTCTTCGACATGGATGCTTCGACCCCACCTTGGTTTGCTTCTAGGAAAACTTTACCAGGTATCTCAGTTTGCACTGGGCAACCACCCGGTTTATTTACCTAAAACAAGAATCAACTaatggataaattttttaaaaaccataCAGTAAttaacagtaaataaaattgcttTGTACTTACAGACGTAGGTCTTTATTGCGGGGGACTCAAAAGTCCTCCTCAGACTCTGAGGTAGTCCCGTCAAAATTCAAAGACAGCAAGACCAGGGCTCGAGATTTACTGCCATGGCCAAAAGCTCTCGAGACTCTCACGGTCGACGAACTCGCACGCTACAGACGCAGGCGAGTACCAGATAGTCCGAAGGACACCTTGGGATCTCGTAACCATGGAGATAAAGACAATGAATTCGAAAATCTTTCTACGGAGTACAGGAGAGCTTTTAGAGCTACCAGTGAAGAGTCACTGCTGAGAGTCGACGATTTGAGAACTTGTGCTCAAGATTTTGGTGGTGGTTTCTCTATTGAGACAATAAAAAACCCGGAAATTAATGCCAATGACAAGTCCATGGAGGCTATTGATATTTCTAGGGTTCCTGATCTGTCAAGACCTTCACCGATTCGAAGGTAAtagacaataatttaaataaaaataattttataaacatcaATGGTaacatttgttatttaaattttaaagagaCACTAGTTTGAAACCCGGCGGTACATTTTATACGGACACGGAATCAGCAAACTACAAAATATATGAGGGTATCCATCGTGCGGAACTGGCACGTCGGCCGACTTCTTTGAAGATGGAGGGAGACATGCGGACTGTCACGGAGCAGTGTGAGAAGTTCATCGAGTGGTTGAACGTCAGTAGACCTGAGCTCGCACGTATTCCAACTAATCTAAAGCTGGAGGGACAATTTGAAACGTCTACGGAGAATCATGACCAGTATGTGCCATTTGTTGGGGCTAGAAGACCGGAAATACTTCGTCAAAAAGCTCATCTAAAACTCGAGGGAGAGTCTAATTTTGTTCCCGAGTACACCGCTGTTTTTAAACCTCATGCTGCTCAAGGTAGATTTACTTAATCATTATTCTGTTTGTGttttaaaagttacaaaaatatttttgtttttgcagCCAAAAGATCTTTAAAAGTGCCCGAGTCACATTTAAAGTCTGGAGGAGACTTCAGTGGAAGGACTGAAAACTACCAAAATTTTGTTGATCCGCGAGGTGCTGTTCCTATAGAACAGAGTCACAATAATGTTATCGATCATATTGAAGAGTCGAAACAAGAATTGGAACGGAAGAAAGAACAAGACATAAAGATGTTGGTGTCCAAGCTAGAGGATCTCAAAGGACCACCTCTTGGAGTTCCTGAATACAAAGATGCTTATAAggtagataaataattaattaattaatttaattacaataaacatCAAATACTCACTATTATTAAAATGTCACAGGATTTTCCTAGAGAACgaccaaaattattaaaacccgAAGATGAAATTGGTCGCGCAGATGGTTCTAAAGTCAATTCACTAAATAGTGCAGGAAAATTCCCAACGAAAATTGACCAGGATCCTGAATACAAGTCCAAGTATATCGACAGAGATCGTCCAATTTATCGTAAGCCACCTTTATCCCGACGACCATCCATAGGTTCGTCAGGTTTCAACAGACGTTTAGTCCCAGATTTACGACAATACCATCCAACAAGTGAAGTTAGATCCCAGTATGTGTCTTACGGTAATATACCGCGAACAGAAACCCTTAGAATGCCGGTTAATTTACGTCCCGAGGGTGATATGGATCTTCAACCGGAATATCGTGATGCCTATTGTACAAAAAGAGACTATGCAGTGACTGATATCAAGCATCGGCATCGTGATCGCAGTCTCACTGATTTTCGTagacatgaaaataattggcttggcaataataatgatgatcaACTAGGTGTAGGGTATAATGAACATGATCAGAATGCCTTCCAAGTGCTGAACTCGCGAGTCGAAGATGAAAGTATCGTTGATAAACCACCTCCAGGAGGCAGAAGGTACATCAATTAACTTCACAATGagtataaaatatgaaataaaaataattattatttttcagagGATCTAGAGGATCAATACAAATCTCGAGACCAACTGGACTGGACATTAATTCATCAGCAACAGAAAACCGATCACCAAGTCCTACATATCGTCTCCATGTCTGCAACGTAGATGACGAACCGCGAGGGTTTCGACGACGACGACGTTCATCTCTTCAACACAAACCCCCAAGTCCACCACAAGTTACGGAGCTAGATGACACACGACCCTACTCTCCGAGCTTCGGGAAGGaatcgaaaaattcaaatgatagCAATAATCAAGCTTTCGTTGTTCTTGACAATACTACGGCGGCATCGAGAGCCAATCGAGCAACAGAAAGCAGTAGAAAACGTTTTAacagaaattataattatgaaagtAATGTTGGTGAGTCTAGAAGAAGAGCTAGGAACAAAACGCCGTCCAACTGGATGCCTCCGTGGTACGATAACACCAGTACCatgtaaaaaacttttagaagtgccttataaatatatctggtcattgatatttactttatacttatcaatttaatttgtaacaaatttaaataaaaaatagataaatatctTATGGctcatatgtaaaattaaatatatagatacagatatattatttatatattgaattattttaattgttaccTTTTATCATCTGCGTAAAGATTaataatactgaagttagccgacgtctgatattggatttttttaaaaacgataaattattgaaaaaaaaatattcaaaaaaattccacttagagttttttcaattttctacatctgcatatttttaggtttttttttttttgtcattcatttggtgaaaaaaaaatccgaaattgtTGATTGCCTGGTAACTTTACGAGTGCGAATTTAGCAGATAcgagacaaattttaaattacaaataaatgaataaaacaataaaaatataaaaataaaaaaataaacatattgattttcaaatttcatgaatgtgaatttttttaattttattctatttacatttaattcacttatttcaaaatttttcaatttaaaaatcatcggCTACAGTCACACTCGTAACTTTCAGATTATGAAGATTAACATTTTtgttgttgattatttttattcaaaattattataatattattatttatgcccaaaataatttattttataataataaaaaaaaaaataaataaaaatcttatagctcatatgtataattgaatatacgCAGATAcagatatattatttgtatatagaattattttaattgttaccTTTCATCATCTACGTGAAGATTAACAttcttttgttaattttttattcaaaattattgtcatgccattatttatgtcaaaaataatttaataattattatcatacagATAAAATCAATCTGATTTAACTTTTTCTTAACAAAGAACAAAGAACCAAATTCAAAATGGCTTTCTCAAAAACAATTGTCTTTGTCTTTCTTTATTATTGAGGATCATATTTCGCATCGGATTTCCGTTTTTtaagtgatttaaaaaaaatcccggGTGATGTCGTTGGAAACTGAACTTTAACCAAAAACTCACAAGTCAGAATCAACACCAAAAGTGAAGGAAGGGAGGAGAACTAAAAATAGACATTCTGGAATACACTAATAAAACATAACCTTCTTATAAACTACGGTGTTTTTGtgtaatcaatttatttataaattcaattttaattggcaaataataattaataataatatcagtaATAATGGCAGACCCTGAACTTGAAATGATCCGACAACAACGAATGGCTCAATTACGTTCACAATATCaggtaaagatattaaatattttaaatttattgacaagTAATAATTGACTTtagttactatttaaaaatttaaagttttttttttaattgcgaagtaaataaatctatttttgtaatcatcctgaagttagtagacaatttaaaattttcggattttttttttaaaatgagtgtgaatgtagcagacatgagacaaatttttatgagagtgaatgtagcagacatcagacaaatttaaaattacaaataaatagagtaaataattaaacaaataaaatttatgaaaaatgcacttattaattttaaaatttttcaaatgtgcatttttaaaaaatttaattttattaatgatttactctatttattaaaattcttctGATGTCTGCCCactcatcaaatttttaattaataataaatagagtgAATAATTGatagaatcaaatttttaaaaaatgcgcatttaaaaaatttttaaattaataattgcaatttttactaattttatttgtttaattatttatttataaattaaaaattgtctgatgtctgctacattcttactcatttttaaaaaatgactgaagttagcagacaattcaaaattttcaaatttgttttCAACGAATTgtttacatgaaaaaaaaaaaaaaaaaaaaaaaaatatcacgtGTAGAAAACTAAAAGCAttgtaagtgcaatttttcaaattattttttttacaatttatcatttcctaaaaaaatccaaaaattattagacttcCGCTAACTacagtattattttatgagtgtgaatgtagctgacgatttaaaatttaaaaaattttgaaataagtgaattaaatgtaaatcgaataaaatttcagaaatgcgcattcatgaaatttgaaaatcagtatgtgtattttttttattcatatattttttattattttattcgtttatttgtaatttaaaatttgtctcgtatctgctacattcacactcatattatttttcgtactcatttatttaaatttatagtaaaattgaaaatttatttactgttaTGAGCAAGTACTaaaattatctttttaggagatcaatatattttatgtataaataattataattattaattattttttcagggTGGTGATGAATCAAAACAAAAAGCTGCTGAAGAACAGAGACAACAACAACAAGATATGAAACACTCGATATTAACTCAAGTACTGGATCAATCAGCTAGAGCACGACGTAAGTAACAttacattttaataacaattatttcttagttatttatataaactatTTATAGTTGCGATTGATTAACTCTTATTATTTAACAGTAAATACTTTGTCATTGGGCAAACCGGAGAAAGCGAAAATGGTTGAAGAAATGCTTGTCAGTATGGCACAGAGACGACAATTAACTGGTAAACTAGGGGAAAAAGAACTGATCAGTATATTAGAGAGTGTTAATCAacaaacacaaaaaacaacTACTGTTAaggtattaattattatttatttatttatgatactcaagttagccgacgtttcataatttttgatgatactgaagttagccgacgtctaataatttttgaaatttttaaaaaacgataaattataaaaaaaaaatatttaaaaaaattgcacttatcgtcttttttattttctatacgtgcattttttcagtttctttttttcttcaaatttaattgttcaaaataaaatcataaaatttttaattgtctgctaacttcagaattattaattttggaatttttttcaaaacgataaattataaaaaattaatatttttaaaaaattgcacctatagatattgcaattttctacacgtgcatatgtttagatttttctttttgtaattgatctgttgaaaaaaaaaatccgatttGTGTTAATTATCTACAAATTTCATGAGTGAAAATGTAGCAGGcataagataattttttaattacatataaaagaaattaaattattaaaataataaaatttgaaaaaatgcatgtactgatttttgaattgtctaaacgtgcattttttatttttattttataaacattttattttattatttcaaagttttaaaaattttcagatgtccgctaactttattgtctttatttatttatcctgacatgagtgtgaatgtagcagacatcagacaaatttaaaattataaataaatagggtaaataatttaaaaaataatatttataaaaaaatgcacttataaaatttaaaattttttaaatgcggatttaaaaaaaattttatttcattaattatttactcgatttgttaataattttgaattcgtctgatgtctgctacattcacactcatatcctgacaactgataaaaaatcattgtattgttatttttttttttcagtttgacAGAAGGCGAGCTGCTTTGGATTCCGATGATGATTTGTagcattaattaattgaatatctgactttttttttattcaatttatttcataacacattttatgttaataaaattcacaaaacattaaatattttcaaattttatatatttatttaataattattattatttttaaatgctttTGTATGtctataaaattccaaaattacaTTGATTGGAATGCTCatcaaataaatcattttttttttatatttatatatatatgacatgacaaaataagcttttttttttaataataaataatacttctTCATAATTTCACTTACGCatataatgaatatttatttgttactattaatatatggctcatttattaatataaacgaCATTAATAATGAcgttatattaatatatttagtattaatGTTATTATAGTATCGTTTGTATTGTCCTGTAAAAATTCCATACCAAAGATGCATCACCCGATCAAACGCCACAATTATTAACAAACACTAAACTAATGCCGCATCTAttggtaattttaaattataatattattttaaattctatacaaaACAAATTCATAGTAATTTGTCATTAATGTACATGGCATTAACATAATAGCTTTTAAATTCATTCTAATTGTCTTTAATCTTTTTTCATATGACTCTTGCTATCTTctgtaaatacaaaaaaaaacattatgttttattttatttacaagtttaaaaataataaaaatatttaaactacaTTACCTTCatcctcttcttcttcttcatcatcTCCAGCGTCTAAAATATCTGGACAACAAAttccataaataattaacgaaaaaaataatgctgGAAGTCCGAATACCACCATCGTCAATATGGGATTGCCTTTCCACATGGACATTAATGTCGATTTCGTTTCATACCATGATCGATATATTTGTACTAGAATACTATTTCCTCCGTAtctctaaatttaattatgaaaatatgaatttaaaaaaaaaaatagtatattgtgtgacaagggatgaaataaaaggatttcagaccagggtgaagttggctgccatcacccgcagtctgaaatcgtgtttcatcCTGAGTTACACGCTAGATTCTTCATGATAacctgcattggaacttaaagtttcagtgtcagcagccagtcagaaacaagataatttaagaccaatggtgtcatcaactattagcgtaagcgtaaattgtcatttgtaatttataattaagcagaaactataaatactatttactATTGacgctaatttttataaaacttaatcacaaTCAGAACTGTcatgtacataaataaaataaatggtttGAAATTACTATTGAACAAATGacaagtatcagagtttaaattgcgaaagccttcagtcagcgggcagaatagtatattacactcctcgggaagtaaataagaaagcctcagatcacatgtttgttgacctcggcttcgcctcggccaacaattacatgtgatctgagacatttcttactttacttccctaggtgtgtaatatacactaatgcaaaaaattaaaggagcagaaaaattttataaatttttttttttcgacttttctcaaatttttgcgtcggtaactcagcaaatgcaaggaaatgacaaaaaaataaaaaatgtcctaaaaatgtcaaaaaaaaaatttagaacacaaaaaacaagtttcaattttttttttttcttcgattttttttgacattttttggaaattttttatttttttttgtcatttccttgcatttgctgagttaccaacgcaaaaatttgagaaaagtcgaaaaaaaaaattttttcattttgattatgattacacaattaaaggaacaaaacttgctcctttaattgtttagctaaactttgatcgatgattcccaaaaaacggttcgatagatcaatttaaaaatttacaggggtcttgggggtacattaagctaaaaaagtccctggcaacgttattatttttttcgatatttgcagagtagcggttgatttactaaaaaaccaaaaaaagtcatttttttgtactttcttctaacggatgttaaaaataaaaaaaattttttttttcaaaaaatgatgacagggtcttgtaggggatttattcaagttttcaacgccacccgtcaactttctgtgcgatcattgctacctgaaatatcgaagatcaaagccaaaaggatcattttctgtttgaaggctgatatctctgcgacaaatcgtcctacgaggttaaaaaaaaaaccaaattgaagctaaataaatttgctaaacgatgtatgcattcgtttagttgaaagaatttttccgcggtccgtgggctcttcggaaaaaaaaaaaaatttttaaaattttttggctcgcggtatttctcatgtttgcgcattaattggagcttttaaaaaattttgaaaaaaatacacctaaactagagatttgaagctataaaatgctttttttaaattttcgatacgattttttctCACTAAGTTACAGCcatccaaaaatcactaaaaaatttataaaatttttctgctcctttaattttttgcattagtgtactATTGCTTGTTCCCAAGGGACGAAACAAgtttgtttctgcccgctgactgGCATTTACAATTCACGCGTTAGCTAATATTAATTCGCGGCATTGGACTGAAATTAGCTTCTTTTGACTGGCTGTAGAACACTGAAACTTTGAGTTTAAATGCTggtattagaaaaaaataaccattttaattaattaactaataaaataaatatcaaagtgTCTTACTGGTGCACTGTCATTGCGAATATGCTCCAAAAACATTTCAATAGCTTGAGGTGTTAATTCCCCTGGCTCATCATCGGGTATATGATGATGATTCGTTCTtgtattaattactattaagcTTGGGGAAGGCATTTCTGTCATAGCAATACTGTTTATCAGTTCATTGTTTGCTACCCACCCAAATTGGAAgtgactaaaaattattagtcaattaattaatacaagtATTTGGATTACATTAGACTTGTAACTAATTAGTCAATTGTTACTTACTCGTGATAtttttcacgtttttttttaattactgattCCACCATGTCTCTAAATTCTAACATGTCTGGTGAAACATCTTCAACGGCATTCTCTTCCACTACAGCCAGTACGagatttttattagttttaaataactgatgaagattACCACGTGTTACTTTTGGGAATGTTGGAAAACGTTCAGCATTCACCCAATAAAATAGTGTCTCATTTAATGCTTCAATTTCACTTTCATTATGAGctgcaattaaaataatgtagttttataactttttaataatgtaaatttttatgtaagtaattaaaaaatttttacccgtAAAGTTGTAATGagaattttctttataaacaaaaataactgGTGTACTTTCTACTGGTGCATGTTTACCAACAACAACTGGATGagattcataaaaaaatgcgtACGGTTGAAATGAATCAGCCGTTTTATGatataaattctaaaaaaaataataataataataatatcaatatttaagATATCACGTCATTAATTCCAAAAagacatacttttttatacactgtaaaaaatttggggagtgaatgtggattaaattcggagtggatttgaagtgaatgcggagcggatgactgtttatttatttagtcctctaggagtgaaatttactccaaagtggagtttattttaatgtaaaaactCCGAATCCGAGTGAacgtgaatttaaataaaatccaaatcacTTCGATGAAAAGACAAACtctctatttactccgtatgcggagtgatttttttttaaattccgaaACTacgagtgaattcggatttaaataaaatccgtaatcgcTCCTGATTTTTTCCAGTGTACGTCCTTTTGACTTTAGTCGCTAAGTGTAAAACCAAAAGAgggtagaatttttttttttaattcctaaGCATATGGAGacttattctaaaaatagaaattttttttttcaatttttagctATAAAATAAGTCTACAAAACAAGtggtaacgaaaaaaattatacgcccttttggttttaaagAGTTTCCTAAAACTACAAag
The Microplitis mediator isolate UGA2020A chromosome 6, iyMicMedi2.1, whole genome shotgun sequence genome window above contains:
- the LOC130669461 gene encoding uncharacterized protein LOC130669461; the encoded protein is MGERKRERIPKRRRSLLRGTQKSSSDSEVVPSKFKDSKTRARDLLPWPKALETLTVDELARYRRRRVPDSPKDTLGSRNHGDKDNEFENLSTEYRRAFRATSEESLLRVDDLRTCAQDFGGGFSIETIKNPEINANDKSMEAIDISRVPDLSRPSPIRRDTSLKPGGTFYTDTESANYKIYEGIHRAELARRPTSLKMEGDMRTVTEQCEKFIEWLNVSRPELARIPTNLKLEGQFETSTENHDQYVPFVGARRPEILRQKAHLKLEGESNFVPEYTAVFKPHAAQAKRSLKVPESHLKSGGDFSGRTENYQNFVDPRGAVPIEQSHNNVIDHIEESKQELERKKEQDIKMLVSKLEDLKGPPLGVPEYKDAYKDFPRERPKLLKPEDEIGRADGSKVNSLNSAGKFPTKIDQDPEYKSKYIDRDRPIYRKPPLSRRPSIGSSGFNRRLVPDLRQYHPTSEVRSQYVSYGNIPRTETLRMPVNLRPEGDMDLQPEYRDAYCTKRDYAVTDIKHRHRDRSLTDFRRHENNWLGNNNDDQLGVGYNEHDQNAFQVLNSRVEDESIVDKPPPGGRRGSRGSIQISRPTGLDINSSATENRSPSPTYRLHVCNVDDEPRGFRRRRRSSLQHKPPSPPQVTELDDTRPYSPSFGKESKNSNDSNNQAFVVLDNTTAASRANRATESSRKRFNRNYNYESNVGESRRRARNKTPSNWMPPWYDNTSTM
- the LOC130669467 gene encoding programmed cell death protein 5; protein product: MADPELEMIRQQRMAQLRSQYQGGDESKQKAAEEQRQQQQDMKHSILTQVLDQSARARLNTLSLGKPEKAKMVEEMLVSMAQRRQLTGKLGEKELISILESVNQQTQKTTTVKFDRRRAALDSDDDL
- the LOC130669463 gene encoding protein disulfide-isomerase TMX3 yields the protein MVSLLKLIFFTFFCAFVANTAASRVIELSDRFLDIYKDGHWLVMMYAPWCAHCKRLDPVWAHVAQHLYATSIKVGRVDCTRFTNVAQNFKIRGFPTILFLKGDQHFIYNGDRTKEEIVKFALRLSGPPVQEITKHQSFDTIKNQHDLYFLYVGEKFGPLWNLYHKTADSFQPYAFFYESHPVVVGKHAPVESTPVIFVYKENSHYNFTAHNESEIEALNETLFYWVNAERFPTFPKVTRGNLHQLFKTNKNLVLAVVEENAVEDVSPDMLEFRDMVESVIKKKREKYHDHFQFGWVANNELINSIAMTEMPSPSLIVINTRTNHHHIPDDEPGELTPQAIEMFLEHIRNDSAPRYGGNSILVQIYRSWYETKSTLMSMWKGNPILTMVVFGLPALFFSLIIYGICCPDILDAGDDEEEEEDEEDSKSHMKKD